The following proteins come from a genomic window of Prionailurus viverrinus isolate Anna chromosome D1, UM_Priviv_1.0, whole genome shotgun sequence:
- the CD1H11orf86 gene encoding uncharacterized protein C11orf86 homolog, with translation MGIGPRSQSLRGPRPSYGKLQEPWGKPLESRLCRALSLRQGQEKSRPSNGGPERLDAPGQEWLPGCLEDTEQLIQAQQGERRRWLKQYQQQVKRRWESFVSGFPGVTLSRPASPEPPLSTTS, from the exons ATGGGGATAGGGCCACGCAGTCAGTCCTTGCGAGGACCACGACCCTCCTATGGCAAGCTCCAGGAGCCCTGGGGGAAGCCTTTAGAGAGCCGGCTGTGCCGGGCGCTGAGCCTCAGACAGGGCCAGGAGAAGTCCAGGCCCTCAAACGGAGGCCCAGAAAGGCTGGACGCGCCCGGTCAGGAGTGGCTGCCAGGGTGCCTGGAGGATACGGAGCAGCTGATTCAAGCCCAGCAAGGAGAGCGCCGGCGGTGGCTGAAGCAGTATCAGCAG CAGGTAAAGAGAAGGTGGGAGAGCTTTGTCTCCGGCTTCCCTGGTGTGACCTTGAGCCGGCCAGCCTCCCCAGAGCCCCCTCTGAGCACCACCAGCTAA
- the LOC125147076 gene encoding LOW QUALITY PROTEIN: 40S ribosomal protein S25-like (The sequence of the model RefSeq protein was modified relative to this genomic sequence to represent the inferred CDS: inserted 1 base in 1 codon; substituted 1 base at 1 genomic stop codon), translating into MSPKEKEKDAEKPAKRHKDPVNKSGGKAKKKWSKGKVRDTLNDLVLCDKETCAKLRKXPNXKLRTPAVVSERLKIRGPLAGVAFQELLSEELRKRVAKYRALVISTRNTRGRDAPAAGEDA; encoded by the exons ATGTCTcccaaggagaaagagaaagacgcTGAAAAGCCAGCCAAGAGACACAAAGACCCAGTGAACAAGTCTGGGGGCAAGGCCAAAAAGAAGTGGTCCAAAGGCAAAGTTCGGGACACGCTCAATGACCTGGTCTTGTGTGACAAAGAGACATGTGCCAAACTTCGTA TTCCCAACTAGAAGCTTAGGACCCCAGCCGTCGTCTCTGAGAGACTGAAGATTCGAGGCCCCCTGGCTGGGGTGGCCTTTCAGGAGCTCCTTAGTGAAGAACTTAGGAAACGAGTTGCAAAGTACAGAGCTCTGGTCATTTCCACCAGAAACACCAGGGGCAGAGATGCCCCAGCTGCTGGCGAAGATGCATGA